From the Candidatus Binataceae bacterium genome, the window ATGCTCGCCGTCGGGGCTCCCGTATTCGCCGGCGGTTCGCCCGCTGAGTTGTACACGCTCAACTGCTGGGGTTGCCATAAGCCGCATGCCGAGGGGATTCCGGGTACGGTGCCGCGCTTGGCGCATTCGATGGGCGATTTCCTTCACGTGCCTGGGGGACGCGCCTATCTCGTTCAGGTGCCGGGCGTGGCGACGGCGGCGATGAACGACGCCGAAATCGCCAAGGTGTTGAACTGGCTGCTCGTTACCTTCAACAAGGACGAACTGCCCGAGGACTTCAAGCCCTACACGGCCGA encodes:
- a CDS encoding cytochrome c, which encodes MKPRARAAAVAVLAMLAVGAPVFAGGSPAELYTLNCWGCHKPHAEGIPGTVPRLAHSMGDFLHVPGGRAYLVQVPGVATAAMNDAEIAKVLNWLLVTFNKDELPEDFKPYTADEVARYRTHQLIRVVETRDALVRELKAKGIEVPDDRISGEPAAATPAEP